One genomic window of Sphingomonas sp. C3-2 includes the following:
- a CDS encoding type II secretion system F family protein yields MLPIFGLLAGSLVAIAMLFFAFSGPSVGKAKTRRLAALKDRHAASTSASIEAQMRRAISTRRSKGDGLASQIIPNPEQLRKRIGATGKNWTLGQYLAVSGGIALVTFVLVLLKGLPFLLALFIGLLLGLAIPHVAVGHLMKKRVNDFTVRFPDAIELLVRGLRAGLPISETLNVVASEIPGPVGQEFSIVSDKIKIGRTMDAALQETADRLGTPEFQFFCITLAIQRETGGNLAETLSNLAEVLRKRAQMKLKIKAMSSESKASAYIVGSLPFIVFALIYTISPDYMGGFFVDTRLMIAGIGGLIWMSIGAFMMAKMVSFEI; encoded by the coding sequence ATGTTGCCCATTTTCGGACTATTGGCAGGAAGCCTTGTCGCGATCGCGATGCTGTTCTTCGCCTTTTCCGGCCCATCCGTCGGCAAGGCCAAGACGCGGCGCCTGGCGGCGCTCAAGGATCGCCACGCAGCATCAACCTCGGCTTCGATCGAGGCCCAGATGCGGCGCGCCATCTCGACCCGGCGCAGCAAGGGAGACGGACTGGCTTCGCAGATCATTCCCAACCCAGAACAATTGCGCAAGCGCATTGGCGCCACCGGCAAGAACTGGACGCTTGGACAATATCTGGCAGTTTCCGGCGGGATTGCGCTCGTCACTTTCGTACTGGTGCTGCTGAAGGGCTTGCCGTTCCTTTTGGCACTTTTCATCGGCCTGCTGCTCGGTCTCGCCATTCCGCACGTCGCGGTTGGCCATCTGATGAAGAAGCGCGTCAACGATTTTACCGTGCGCTTTCCAGACGCGATCGAATTGCTGGTTCGCGGCCTGCGCGCAGGGCTTCCGATTTCGGAAACGCTGAACGTGGTGGCCAGCGAAATTCCCGGCCCGGTGGGGCAGGAATTCAGCATTGTAAGCGACAAGATCAAGATCGGGCGGACGATGGATGCCGCGCTTCAGGAAACCGCCGATCGCTTGGGCACGCCCGAATTCCAGTTTTTCTGCATCACATTGGCGATCCAGCGCGAGACCGGCGGCAACCTGGCCGAGACGCTCTCCAACCTTGCCGAGGTGCTGCGCAAGCGCGCGCAGATGAAGCTGAAGATCAAGGCGATGTCGTCTGAATCCAAGGCATCCGCCTATATCGTCGGATCGCTGCCCTTCATCGTCTTTGCGCTGATCTATACGATCAGCCCCGATTATATGGGCGGTTTTTTCGTCGATACGCGGTTGATGATCGCGGGGATTGGCGGGCTCATCTGGATGTCCATCGGCGCCTTCATGATGGCGAAGATGGTCAGTTTCGAAATTTGA
- a CDS encoding type II secretion system F family protein produces MEEPTTIMGIDAIWLATVLAAIATFSMLVAIYSAATVRDPMGKRVKALNERREQLKAGIVASTSKRRAKIVHQNDTTDRIRNFLKSLKVLQDDQVKVAQVKLAQAGIRSKDLAVVVIFSRMVLPIVIGGTMIVGVYFLDWFPDWTPIKKYGLVAASLIGSYKAPDIFLKNKIQKRSDAIRKGLPDALDLLVICAEAGLTVDAAFHRVARELGRAYPELGEEFALTGIELSFLNERRQAFENLASRVDLDAVRGVVTTMIQTEKYGTPLASALRVLSAEFRNERMMRAEEKAARLPAIMTVPLIVFILPVLFVVILGPAACSISDTFVNGKA; encoded by the coding sequence ATGGAAGAACCGACCACCATCATGGGCATCGACGCGATCTGGCTGGCGACCGTGCTGGCCGCAATCGCCACCTTTTCGATGCTTGTCGCCATCTATTCGGCGGCGACCGTGCGTGACCCGATGGGCAAACGCGTAAAAGCGCTCAACGAACGCCGCGAACAGTTGAAAGCCGGCATCGTCGCCTCCACGTCGAAGCGCCGAGCCAAGATCGTTCACCAGAACGACACCACCGACCGCATCCGCAATTTCCTGAAATCGCTGAAGGTTCTTCAGGACGATCAGGTGAAGGTTGCGCAGGTGAAGCTGGCGCAGGCGGGTATCCGGTCCAAAGACCTGGCCGTTGTCGTCATCTTCAGCCGGATGGTGCTGCCCATCGTGATCGGCGGCACCATGATCGTCGGCGTGTATTTTCTGGACTGGTTCCCCGACTGGACGCCGATCAAGAAATACGGGCTCGTCGCCGCCTCGCTGATCGGCAGCTACAAGGCGCCCGACATCTTCCTGAAGAACAAGATTCAGAAGCGGTCCGACGCGATCCGCAAGGGCTTGCCCGATGCGCTCGACCTGCTGGTGATCTGTGCGGAGGCCGGCCTGACCGTCGATGCGGCCTTTCACCGCGTCGCCCGTGAACTGGGCCGCGCCTATCCCGAACTGGGCGAGGAATTCGCGCTAACCGGGATCGAGCTGAGCTTTTTGAACGAACGCCGCCAGGCATTCGAAAATCTGGCATCGCGCGTCGATCTGGATGCCGTGCGCGGCGTTGTCACGACCATGATCCAGACCGAAAAATACGGCACCCCCCTCGCCTCCGCGCTGCGCGTGCTTTCGGCCGAGTTCCGCAACGAACGCATGATGCGCGCCGAGGAAAAGGCGGCCCGTCTGCCCGCAATCATGACCGTGCCCCTGATCGTGTTTATCTTGCCGGTGCTTTTCGTCGTCATTCTCGGCCCGGCGGCCTGTTCGATCAGCGATACCTTCGTCAACGGCAAGGCCTGA